The proteins below are encoded in one region of Pontibacter deserti:
- a CDS encoding type IX secretion system plug protein encodes MFRRSISACILAFTLLTGCVPIEEQSQSSSNTQQTQLRYEDYIYHEGIRSVQCYAATGVPEEVLEPAVTSLQQSRPIILEFDRLNVGQQRLVAKLIHCNYNWTPSTLAETQYLNDFNEFFITDVQNSVNTRVPYVHYRFRVPRVKMSGNYLLEVREEGGNLLLTRRIMVYQNLTAVTAKLGLPAGPSGRQTRQPVEFNVFYKDYELVNPAMEVKAVLRQNHRWDNAKFIPAPTFVRDHLKRLEYVFFEPKDNFLGLAEYRPFDTRSVRYNGIGVSDVNVEANPVEVFLQIDKNRSTEVYSQEPDINGKMIFNSREYGNGDVNADYTWVDFELKSTEETTGQVYILGALTDWKITPDARMKYDPERQAYNGRLLLKQGYYNYQYVLQQNQSTDHSYYEGSHFETENSYDILIYYRPPGSRADLLIGYEEILFNRRR; translated from the coding sequence ATGTTCAGACGATCTATCTCAGCTTGTATACTTGCTTTTACGCTGCTTACCGGCTGCGTACCCATAGAAGAGCAATCCCAAAGCAGCAGTAACACCCAGCAAACCCAGCTCCGCTACGAAGACTATATTTACCACGAAGGTATAAGATCGGTGCAGTGTTATGCCGCTACCGGCGTACCCGAAGAAGTATTGGAGCCTGCGGTAACATCGCTGCAACAAAGCAGGCCAATTATACTGGAGTTCGACAGGCTGAATGTTGGTCAGCAACGGTTGGTAGCCAAACTCATCCATTGCAACTATAACTGGACACCCTCAACACTGGCAGAAACGCAGTACCTCAACGATTTTAACGAATTTTTTATAACTGATGTACAGAACTCGGTGAACACGCGTGTGCCGTATGTGCATTACCGCTTCCGGGTGCCGCGCGTAAAAATGAGTGGTAATTATCTGTTGGAAGTGCGCGAGGAAGGAGGCAATTTACTGCTCACGCGCCGCATAATGGTGTATCAGAACCTGACCGCAGTTACAGCTAAACTTGGATTACCGGCTGGTCCATCGGGGAGGCAAACTCGTCAGCCTGTAGAGTTTAATGTGTTTTACAAAGACTATGAACTCGTAAACCCGGCTATGGAAGTAAAGGCTGTGCTGCGCCAGAACCACCGCTGGGACAATGCCAAGTTTATACCTGCCCCAACCTTTGTGCGCGACCACCTGAAACGCCTGGAATATGTATTTTTTGAGCCGAAAGATAATTTCCTGGGACTGGCTGAGTACCGCCCGTTTGATACCCGAAGCGTGCGCTACAATGGCATTGGCGTAAGCGATGTAAATGTTGAAGCCAACCCTGTTGAAGTGTTTTTGCAGATTGATAAGAACCGATCTACGGAAGTATACAGCCAGGAGCCGGATATAAATGGCAAAATGATTTTTAACAGCCGCGAGTATGGCAACGGCGATGTAAACGCAGACTATACCTGGGTTGATTTTGAACTGAAATCTACCGAAGAAACTACCGGGCAGGTATACATTTTAGGTGCCCTAACAGACTGGAAAATCACCCCTGATGCACGTATGAAGTATGATCCTGAACGACAGGCTTATAACGGACGGCTGCTGTTAAAACAAGGTTACTATAATTACCAGTATGTGCTGCAGCAGAACCAATCTACAGATCACAGTTACTACGAAGGCAGCCACTTCGAAACTGAAAACAGTTACGACATCCTGATCTATTACCGCCCACCCGGCTCCCGTGCCGACCTGCTAATTGGCTACGAAGAGATCTTGTTTAACAGGAGGAGGTAG
- a CDS encoding DUF58 domain-containing protein translates to MKQPITLADVQKFENMEFLAKQLVEGFITGLHQSPYHGFSVEFSEHRLYNSGESTRHIDWKVFARTDKLFVKRYEEETNLRCHLLLDVSPSMYYPTDTHGKIKFSILCAAAIATLLRKQRDAVGLVTFSDTIQLQTPVRSTASHLHTLLLLLQQQLDAKPARSGTEVPGVIHQIAQQIPKRSLVIIFSDMLGRNEDMDTTFSALQHLKHQKHEVLIFHVMDRKTEEEFEFAERPYIFVDVETGQELKLQPSQVRENYKAAVENYKRELALKCGQYKIDFVPVDISEPFDKMLYSYLVKRAKVR, encoded by the coding sequence ATGAAGCAGCCCATCACCCTTGCCGATGTTCAGAAGTTTGAGAACATGGAGTTTTTGGCAAAGCAGTTGGTGGAAGGCTTTATTACTGGTCTGCATCAGTCCCCTTACCACGGTTTCTCGGTTGAGTTTTCGGAGCACCGCCTGTACAACAGCGGCGAAAGCACCCGCCACATAGACTGGAAAGTTTTTGCCCGCACCGACAAGCTTTTTGTAAAGCGCTACGAAGAGGAAACTAACCTGCGCTGCCACCTTTTGCTGGATGTATCGCCGTCTATGTATTACCCTACAGATACACATGGCAAGATAAAATTCAGTATACTTTGTGCGGCGGCTATTGCCACACTTTTGCGCAAACAACGAGATGCCGTAGGGCTCGTTACTTTTTCCGATACCATTCAACTTCAAACGCCGGTTCGTTCTACGGCATCACACCTGCACACGCTTTTACTGCTCCTGCAACAACAATTAGATGCAAAGCCTGCACGCTCGGGTACCGAAGTTCCGGGTGTTATTCACCAGATCGCGCAACAGATACCTAAACGCTCTCTTGTTATTATTTTCAGTGATATGCTTGGCCGCAACGAGGATATGGATACTACTTTTTCGGCGCTGCAGCACCTGAAGCACCAGAAACACGAAGTGCTGATCTTCCATGTGATGGACCGCAAAACCGAAGAAGAGTTTGAGTTTGCCGAGCGGCCCTACATTTTCGTGGATGTGGAGACAGGGCAGGAGCTAAAGTTACAGCCCTCTCAGGTACGTGAGAACTATAAAGCTGCCGTAGAGAACTATAAACGTGAACTTGCGCTAAAGTGCGGCCAGTATAAAATTGATTTTGTGCCTGTCGATATCAGCGAGCCTTTCGATAAGATGCTTTATAGTTACCTGGTAAAACGTGCGAAGGTGCGGTAA
- a CDS encoding carboxypeptidase-like regulatory domain-containing protein, with translation MLKLNKLYLLAFSTLLTACEPDDTATEISGKVIDIETNAPVVDAKLNLTVGEGFALGGGFSNPVKHTTTSGAAGNYTFIIPENKDQKVYLVIPEKANYVDAREPNNVGAVLKSGERNQQDIYVAQGSYLSLNISKTPSDKEKTLKLSLSYTSSSDASPIFGVPSNRDLITINTLASDSTITRGYYFKQTSKINLDWEIITTGVDGKTETFSETIDLKEHATVNFEINY, from the coding sequence ATGCTCAAGCTAAACAAACTTTACCTACTAGCATTTTCCACGCTGCTAACTGCCTGCGAACCTGACGACACTGCTACAGAGATAAGCGGAAAAGTGATTGACATTGAAACAAATGCACCTGTTGTAGATGCTAAACTCAATCTTACAGTTGGCGAAGGCTTTGCCTTAGGAGGAGGCTTTTCAAATCCTGTTAAACATACTACTACCTCCGGCGCTGCTGGTAACTATACGTTCATAATTCCTGAAAATAAAGACCAAAAAGTATACCTGGTGATTCCTGAAAAAGCAAACTATGTAGATGCCAGAGAACCAAATAACGTAGGTGCAGTATTAAAATCCGGAGAAAGAAACCAGCAGGATATATATGTGGCTCAGGGTTCCTATTTAAGCTTAAACATCAGCAAAACTCCTTCAGACAAAGAAAAAACACTTAAACTTTCATTAAGTTACACTTCCAGCAGCGATGCATCACCTATCTTTGGTGTCCCATCAAACAGGGATTTAATCACAATAAATACACTGGCCTCCGATAGCACTATAACCCGCGGCTATTACTTTAAACAAACCTCTAAAATAAACCTGGACTGGGAAATAATTACTACAGGTGTTGATGGCAAAACCGAAACCTTCAGTGAAACTATAGATCTGAAAGAGCACGCCACAGTTAACTTTGAGATTAACTATTAG
- a CDS encoding OsmC family protein codes for MSSRTVIVSAEEPNGYVANIQMGNQEFVIDESGIEQGIDTGPTPYDYIMSALGACTVITLHMYAKRKQWPLQRAEVTLVHERVYAADCEHCDDKAAKISQITKKLRLIGNLTQEQRLRLEIISSKCPVQKSLHTGIIVQTELVHE; via the coding sequence ATGAGCAGCAGAACCGTTATTGTTAGCGCCGAAGAACCCAATGGCTATGTGGCTAACATCCAAATGGGTAATCAGGAATTTGTGATCGATGAAAGTGGCATAGAACAAGGTATAGATACTGGCCCTACGCCATACGACTACATTATGAGCGCATTGGGTGCCTGCACGGTAATTACATTGCACATGTATGCAAAACGTAAACAGTGGCCGCTTCAACGCGCCGAAGTAACCTTGGTACATGAGCGTGTGTATGCTGCCGACTGCGAACACTGCGACGACAAGGCTGCAAAGATCTCCCAAATCACTAAAAAGCTGCGGTTGATTGGTAACCTGACACAGGAACAACGACTGCGGCTGGAGATTATCTCTTCTAAATGCCCGGTTCAGAAATCGCTGCACACAGGTATCATTGTGCAGACGGAGCTTGTGCACGAGTAA
- the ychF gene encoding redox-regulated ATPase YchF, whose amino-acid sequence MGLRCGIVGLPNVGKSTLFNAISNAKAESANYPFCTIEPNVGVITVPDERLQILEELVHPERVLPTVIEFVDIAGLVKGASKGEGLGNKFLANIREVDAIIHVVRCFEDPNIVHVAGKVDPISDKEIIDTELQLKDLESIEKMMLKVQRSAKAGDAKAKKELATLEKYKAHLEKGFNARSLDATDEDKETVSDLNLLTAKPVVYAANVDEESVNTGNKFSKALEEHVKAENAQVVLISASIEAQIAELTDEEEKEMFLAEYNLKESGLSKLIKASYSLLNLITYFTAGVKEVRAWTIGKGWKAPAAAGVIHTDFEKGFIRAEVIKLKDYQEYKTEAKIKEAGKMAVEGKDYVVQDGDIMHFRFNV is encoded by the coding sequence ATGGGATTAAGATGCGGCATCGTGGGCTTGCCAAACGTAGGTAAGTCAACTTTATTTAACGCTATTTCTAACGCCAAGGCAGAATCTGCCAACTACCCTTTCTGTACCATTGAGCCAAACGTGGGTGTAATTACCGTACCCGATGAGCGCCTGCAGATACTGGAAGAGCTGGTACACCCGGAGCGTGTGCTGCCAACCGTAATCGAGTTTGTAGACATTGCCGGCCTGGTGAAAGGCGCCAGTAAAGGCGAAGGTCTGGGTAACAAGTTCCTGGCGAACATCCGCGAGGTAGATGCCATTATACACGTGGTGCGTTGCTTCGAAGATCCGAACATTGTGCACGTGGCCGGTAAAGTAGACCCTATCTCTGATAAGGAAATAATTGATACTGAGCTACAGCTTAAGGATCTTGAGTCTATCGAGAAAATGATGCTGAAAGTGCAGCGCTCTGCTAAAGCCGGCGATGCGAAGGCGAAGAAAGAACTGGCAACGCTTGAGAAATATAAAGCACATCTGGAGAAGGGCTTTAACGCTCGTAGTTTAGATGCAACCGACGAAGATAAAGAAACAGTAAGCGACTTAAACCTGCTGACTGCGAAACCGGTAGTATACGCTGCTAACGTTGATGAAGAATCTGTAAACACAGGCAATAAATTTTCGAAAGCATTAGAAGAACACGTAAAAGCTGAAAATGCGCAGGTTGTTCTGATCTCTGCTTCTATTGAAGCACAGATTGCTGAGCTGACAGATGAAGAAGAGAAGGAAATGTTCCTGGCGGAATATAACCTGAAGGAGTCTGGTCTGAGCAAACTGATCAAAGCATCATATAGCCTGCTTAACCTTATTACTTACTTTACGGCCGGTGTTAAAGAAGTTCGTGCCTGGACAATCGGTAAAGGCTGGAAAGCTCCTGCTGCTGCCGGTGTAATCCACACTGACTTTGAGAAAGGCTTTATCCGTGCTGAGGTAATTAAACTGAAAGATTACCAAGAATATAAAACTGAAGCTAAAATTAAAGAAGCCGGTAAAATGGCCGTGGAAGGTAAAGACTATGTGGTGCAGGACGGCGACATTATGCACTTCCGTTTCAACGTGTAG
- a CDS encoding septal ring lytic transglycosylase RlpA family protein: MNLCSILLLFLLSFSTGNNLYTANGKASYYSDRMQGQRTSSGERYDKAKLTAAHSSLPFNTLVEVTNKANGKSVIVKINDRMPKSRHSIIDLSRAAAKEIDLIRAGVASVTIKEVKPEEKQQDVPFAVSEAKPDKTK; the protein is encoded by the coding sequence ATGAATTTATGTTCAATTTTACTACTATTCCTTCTCTCATTTTCAACGGGTAACAACCTGTACACGGCCAATGGTAAGGCTTCTTACTACTCTGATCGTATGCAAGGCCAACGCACCTCAAGCGGCGAGCGCTACGATAAAGCCAAGCTTACTGCTGCCCATTCTTCGCTACCATTTAATACCTTAGTGGAAGTTACCAACAAAGCGAACGGTAAATCGGTCATCGTTAAAATCAACGACCGTATGCCCAAAAGCCGCCACTCTATTATTGATCTATCGCGTGCAGCTGCTAAAGAAATAGACCTGATACGAGCCGGAGTTGCAAGCGTAACTATAAAGGAAGTAAAACCCGAAGAAAAGCAACAAGACGTGCCATTTGCCGTTTCAGAAGCAAAGCCTGATAAAACCAAATAG
- a CDS encoding metallophosphoesterase family protein — MKIGLLSDTHSYIDDQIIRLLTGCDEIWHAGDFGSIEVSDRLNQIAPLRGVYGNIDDATIRLVHPKVNRFIVEGLDVMMTHIGGYPGKYHPDVRNEIKANPPQLYITGHSHILKVMTDNSLKNLLHLNPGAAGKHGFHTMRTMMRFDINNGKVENLQVIELGKRA, encoded by the coding sequence ATGAAAATAGGCCTGCTTTCCGATACACACTCCTACATCGACGACCAGATCATCCGGCTTTTAACGGGCTGTGATGAAATATGGCATGCGGGTGACTTTGGAAGTATAGAAGTGTCGGACAGGCTGAACCAGATTGCACCTTTACGCGGCGTTTATGGTAACATTGATGATGCAACTATAAGATTAGTGCACCCGAAGGTGAACCGTTTTATAGTAGAAGGATTGGATGTGATGATGACACATATTGGAGGTTACCCTGGCAAGTACCACCCTGATGTGAGAAACGAGATCAAAGCAAACCCACCGCAACTATACATTACCGGCCACTCGCACATACTAAAGGTAATGACTGATAATAGTCTGAAAAATTTATTGCATTTAAACCCGGGGGCAGCAGGTAAACATGGTTTCCATACCATGCGAACCATGATGCGTTTTGACATTAACAACGGCAAAGTGGAGAATCTGCAGGTAATAGAGCTTGGCAAGCGGGCATAA
- a CDS encoding GNAT family N-acetyltransferase — MQSFKSLILNEYLHAVTLFCIRDEQNKIAGFSGTAEGKVEMLFIDPIYRGKGVGKALLQHAIEVLGCTKVDVNEQNEQAVGFYKHAGFKVVSRSETDSMGKPFPILSMELGS, encoded by the coding sequence ATACAGTCTTTTAAATCACTTATCTTAAATGAATACCTGCATGCTGTAACCCTGTTCTGTATCAGGGATGAACAAAATAAGATAGCCGGTTTTTCGGGTACAGCTGAAGGCAAAGTGGAGATGCTTTTTATCGATCCAATCTATAGGGGAAAGGGAGTTGGGAAAGCGCTGCTGCAACATGCCATTGAAGTATTAGGTTGCACAAAAGTAGATGTGAACGAACAGAATGAACAGGCTGTTGGCTTCTATAAGCATGCAGGTTTTAAAGTGGTTAGCAGATCAGAAACAGATAGTATGGGAAAACCTTTCCCGATTCTGAGTATGGAGCTGGGTAGTTAA
- a CDS encoding nuclear transport factor 2 family protein: MPNSTIQQTIENYINAYNNFNVEGMLAQIHLEVEFENIVNGQVTLSIKGIDAFKAQAEEATKYFTQRDQKITQLTITDHTAETQIDYTAILAIDLPNGLKAGDKLELKGRSVFTFKDGKIIRLQDYS, encoded by the coding sequence ATGCCAAACTCCACCATCCAACAAACTATAGAAAACTACATAAATGCCTACAATAACTTTAATGTAGAAGGCATGCTGGCACAAATACACCTGGAAGTAGAATTTGAAAACATTGTAAACGGACAAGTAACACTAAGTATAAAAGGCATTGATGCTTTTAAAGCACAAGCCGAAGAAGCTACAAAATACTTTACCCAACGCGACCAGAAAATAACCCAGCTAACTATAACTGATCATACTGCAGAAACCCAGATAGACTATACAGCTATACTTGCCATAGATCTGCCTAACGGATTAAAGGCAGGGGATAAACTGGAACTGAAAGGACGTTCTGTGTTTACTTTTAAGGATGGTAAGATAATCAGGCTGCAGGATTATAGTTAG
- a CDS encoding sensor histidine kinase — translation MSFRNYRLQVLLRVLLLAASIYALAIVGPSAEYRGTFIGLLIFILLQVILLMHYHERTNRQFLRFLNSIKYDDFTEQFNVTGEGKTQHELAGRLNEVMEKFREVRAEKEAHLHYFEVIVQHIGIGIITYKPNGEILMLNNAAKKLVHLAQANHTSELEKVSPELVLGLQQLEHGDKVLVPVRQGGEQANLTVHVIELALLGDRIRLASIQNIQRELEEKEMEAWHNLIKVLTHEIMNSVTPIASLSASASEEISSYTDTQAEEVTILREELDDVGRCLQTISRRSDSLIRFVNDFRNLTTISVPQKNVFKVGELLREIKILMREQLSSQHVQLKVEIPSEDILLSADRGMIEQVLINLVKNAIEAVHEKENACIKLQAYLDDRSRARIIVADNGQGLTEEAMQKIFIPFYTTKKTGSGIGLSLSRQLMRLHQGNISVNSKLGEGTAFTLSF, via the coding sequence ATGAGCTTTAGGAACTACAGGCTGCAGGTACTGCTGCGTGTCCTGTTGCTGGCAGCCTCTATTTATGCCTTGGCTATAGTTGGTCCGTCTGCAGAATACCGGGGTACTTTTATAGGGTTGTTGATCTTTATCCTGCTGCAGGTTATACTTCTGATGCATTACCACGAGCGTACCAACCGACAGTTTTTACGTTTCCTGAACTCCATTAAATATGACGACTTTACAGAGCAGTTTAACGTGACCGGCGAAGGCAAAACACAGCACGAACTGGCTGGAAGGTTAAACGAAGTGATGGAGAAGTTCAGGGAAGTCAGAGCTGAAAAAGAAGCGCACCTGCATTATTTCGAAGTGATCGTTCAGCACATCGGCATCGGCATAATTACCTATAAACCAAACGGGGAGATACTGATGCTGAACAATGCTGCTAAAAAACTAGTGCACCTGGCGCAGGCAAACCACACCAGCGAATTGGAAAAAGTTAGTCCGGAACTGGTACTGGGGCTGCAGCAACTGGAGCACGGAGACAAAGTGCTGGTGCCGGTAAGGCAAGGTGGTGAACAAGCTAACCTGACAGTGCACGTAATAGAGCTGGCATTGCTCGGCGACCGTATCCGTCTGGCTTCTATTCAGAACATTCAGCGGGAACTGGAAGAGAAAGAGATGGAAGCATGGCACAACCTGATAAAGGTACTCACACATGAGATCATGAATTCTGTAACGCCAATTGCTTCGCTCTCGGCAAGTGCTTCTGAAGAGATCAGCAGCTATACCGATACCCAGGCTGAGGAGGTAACTATACTTCGGGAAGAACTGGATGACGTGGGCCGCTGCCTGCAAACTATAAGCCGCCGCTCCGACAGCCTGATTCGGTTCGTGAACGACTTTCGTAACCTGACTACTATCTCTGTACCGCAAAAAAATGTGTTTAAAGTAGGGGAGCTGCTGCGTGAGATTAAGATACTGATGCGCGAACAGTTATCATCTCAGCATGTGCAGCTTAAAGTAGAAATACCATCCGAAGATATTCTTTTATCGGCAGACCGTGGCATGATAGAGCAGGTGCTGATAAATTTAGTTAAAAATGCTATTGAGGCGGTGCATGAAAAAGAGAATGCTTGTATAAAACTGCAGGCGTACTTAGATGACCGCAGCCGTGCCCGCATTATAGTTGCTGATAATGGCCAAGGGCTGACGGAAGAAGCGATGCAGAAGATCTTTATCCCGTTTTATACTACAAAAAAAACAGGCTCTGGCATAGGGTTAAGTTTATCGCGGCAGCTCATGCGTTTGCACCAGGGCAATATTTCGGTTAACTCTAAGCTTGGCGAAGGCACTGCTTTTACCCTTAGTTTTTAA
- a CDS encoding threonine aldolase family protein, with the protein MIITDLRSDTVTKPTPEMLQAMFAAQVGDDVYEEDPTINALEAKAAAMFGMEAGLFCPSGTMTNQIAIKAHTGPLTEVICDVTAHIYQYEGGGIAANSGASVALVNGERGKMTPEQVEGNIRPDNLHHPITKLVALENTCNKGGGAYYTIKEIAAISEVCKRNNLALHLDGARVFNALVASGDNAKHYGLYFDSISVCLSKGLGAPVGSVLLGSKAFIKHCRRIRKVFGGGMRQAGYLAAACIYALDSHIDRLKEDQRKAKQMEEVLLQTDYVESVLPVETNIVIFKLNGKYTDDGFLETLAKHNIRASGFGPQLIRFVTHLDVTDEMQEHTLKVLKSL; encoded by the coding sequence ATGATTATAACAGACCTACGTTCCGATACCGTTACAAAGCCCACTCCCGAAATGCTGCAAGCCATGTTTGCAGCCCAGGTTGGCGACGACGTGTACGAAGAAGACCCAACTATAAATGCCCTGGAAGCCAAAGCAGCCGCCATGTTCGGCATGGAAGCCGGCTTGTTCTGCCCATCGGGTACCATGACCAACCAGATCGCTATAAAGGCCCATACGGGCCCGCTTACAGAAGTGATATGTGATGTTACGGCACACATTTATCAGTACGAAGGTGGTGGTATCGCTGCTAATTCGGGTGCATCGGTGGCTTTGGTAAACGGCGAGCGCGGCAAAATGACGCCGGAACAGGTAGAAGGCAACATACGTCCGGATAACCTGCACCACCCTATCACGAAGCTGGTAGCGCTCGAAAACACCTGTAACAAAGGCGGCGGCGCATATTATACTATAAAAGAGATTGCGGCTATCTCAGAGGTTTGCAAGCGCAACAACCTGGCCCTGCACCTCGACGGCGCCCGTGTGTTCAACGCTTTGGTAGCCAGCGGCGACAATGCCAAACACTATGGCTTATACTTCGACAGCATCTCGGTCTGCCTGAGCAAGGGCTTGGGAGCACCGGTTGGCTCTGTTTTGCTGGGTAGCAAAGCATTTATCAAACATTGCCGACGCATTCGTAAAGTATTTGGTGGCGGTATGCGACAGGCAGGCTACCTGGCAGCAGCCTGTATCTATGCGTTAGATAGTCACATTGACCGCCTTAAAGAAGACCAGCGTAAAGCCAAGCAAATGGAAGAAGTGCTGCTGCAAACAGATTATGTAGAGAGCGTACTGCCTGTTGAGACCAACATCGTTATCTTTAAACTTAACGGCAAGTATACGGATGATGGATTCCTGGAAACGCTGGCAAAACACAACATCCGTGCATCCGGTTTCGGCCCGCAGTTGATCCGGTTTGTAACGCACCTGGATGTAACTGATGAGATGCAGGAGCATACCCTTAAAGTACTGAAGTCGCTGTAA
- a CDS encoding DNA-3-methyladenine glycosylase family protein yields MNNSSPAHPAPEVMAILGNDPVMATIIQRGRPLASSRSEDLYFMLLSAIVSQQLSTKAAATIFKRFTELYPETYPHPELVLATTDEMLRSAGLSFQKIGYVRNVAAFAAEGNLKHATIDALEDEALILHLTQIKGVGRWTVEMLLMFALERPDVFPVDDLGIQNAMKRHYNLEETGKLLRLRMQQIAENWRPYRTIASKYLWQSLDNMPK; encoded by the coding sequence ATGAACAACTCCTCTCCTGCTCATCCTGCCCCTGAAGTAATGGCTATACTTGGTAACGATCCGGTTATGGCAACTATAATCCAGCGGGGCCGGCCACTGGCTTCATCCAGATCAGAAGATCTATACTTTATGCTGCTGAGCGCAATAGTGTCGCAGCAACTCTCTACTAAAGCAGCAGCAACTATATTTAAGCGCTTTACGGAGCTATACCCGGAAACTTACCCTCACCCTGAACTGGTATTGGCCACTACCGACGAGATGCTGCGTAGCGCAGGCTTATCGTTCCAGAAGATTGGCTATGTGCGCAATGTAGCAGCCTTTGCTGCGGAAGGTAATCTTAAGCATGCAACTATAGATGCCCTGGAAGACGAAGCGCTTATACTTCACCTGACACAAATAAAAGGTGTTGGCCGCTGGACTGTAGAAATGCTGCTGATGTTTGCGCTGGAGCGGCCTGATGTTTTTCCGGTGGATGATTTGGGCATACAGAATGCCATGAAACGACACTATAATTTGGAAGAAACAGGCAAACTCTTACGCCTGCGTATGCAGCAGATTGCTGAGAACTGGCGACCTTACCGCACCATTGCTAGCAAATACTTGTGGCAGTCGCTGGATAATATGCCGAAGTAG
- a CDS encoding class I SAM-dependent methyltransferase, with amino-acid sequence MSSIQKAYNSWASQYDTNHNRTRDLEGEALRTILSTINFERVLEIGCGTGKNTFWLQEKAAHVTAVDFSEEMLAKAKQKVTSAKVQFTQADITKDWSFCEGKYNLITFSLVLEHIENLGHIFKQVAEALVAGGYVYIGELHPFKQYTGSKARFDTDEGREILECYTHNISDFTQTAKQQGFIVADINEYFDNNDRTQIPRILTILLLKV; translated from the coding sequence ATGAGCAGCATACAAAAAGCCTACAACAGCTGGGCCTCACAATACGACACCAACCATAACCGCACCCGCGACTTAGAAGGAGAGGCGCTGCGAACTATACTTTCAACTATAAACTTTGAGCGGGTACTGGAAATTGGCTGCGGCACCGGAAAGAATACCTTTTGGCTACAAGAAAAAGCTGCCCACGTTACAGCTGTAGATTTTTCGGAAGAGATGCTGGCAAAAGCGAAGCAGAAAGTAACTTCTGCTAAAGTACAGTTCACTCAGGCTGATATTACTAAAGACTGGTCGTTTTGCGAAGGTAAGTATAACTTGATTACTTTTAGCCTGGTGCTGGAACACATCGAAAACCTGGGCCACATCTTTAAGCAAGTTGCTGAAGCGTTGGTTGCAGGTGGATATGTGTACATTGGGGAACTGCATCCATTCAAACAATACACTGGTTCCAAAGCTCGATTTGATACTGATGAAGGCCGCGAGATTCTAGAATGCTATACTCATAACATCTCAGATTTCACCCAAACAGCCAAACAACAGGGTTTTATAGTTGCCGACATCAACGAATACTTCGACAACAATGATCGCACACAAATACCAAGGATCCTAACTATTCTACTGCTGAAAGTATAA
- a CDS encoding DUF2695 domain-containing protein gives MKTNEEKDRQKQLRAELKIKEKENFLNSLPIPADQFKELFDFLDEKLEQDGCDDTLSLTKSYLDKQGIENEKVVSWLEENGGYCDCEVLANVEEKFENL, from the coding sequence ATGAAAACAAACGAAGAAAAAGACAGGCAAAAACAGTTACGGGCAGAATTGAAAATAAAGGAGAAGGAAAATTTCTTAAACAGCCTACCTATACCCGCTGACCAGTTTAAAGAACTCTTTGATTTCCTTGACGAAAAGCTTGAACAAGACGGCTGTGACGATACGCTATCCCTAACAAAATCATACTTAGACAAACAAGGTATTGAGAATGAAAAGGTAGTGTCGTGGCTGGAAGAAAATGGAGGGTATTGCGATTGCGAAGTGCTTGCCAACGTTGAAGAAAAATTTGAAAACTTGTAA
- a CDS encoding DUF3276 family protein has product MEENNEKAEIYSQRVRAGKRTYFFDVKSTRSNDFYVTITESKRKFKDETFSYEKHKIFLYKEDFVKFMEALQGTIDHVKSELLTEEALAALEAAENAEPTAELTADATFDEELKWE; this is encoded by the coding sequence GTGGAAGAGAACAACGAAAAAGCAGAAATTTATTCCCAAAGAGTAAGAGCCGGGAAAAGAACGTATTTCTTTGATGTGAAATCAACTCGCTCAAATGACTTCTATGTGACCATCACGGAGAGCAAGAGAAAGTTTAAAGACGAGACCTTCTCTTACGAGAAACACAAGATCTTTTTATACAAAGAAGATTTCGTGAAATTTATGGAAGCCCTACAGGGAACAATTGATCATGTTAAGTCTGAGCTGCTAACTGAAGAAGCTCTTGCTGCACTGGAAGCTGCCGAAAACGCAGAACCAACTGCCGAACTTACCGCCGACGCAACTTTTGATGAAGAACTGAAGTGGGAATAA